The following proteins are encoded in a genomic region of Odontesthes bonariensis isolate fOdoBon6 chromosome 19, fOdoBon6.hap1, whole genome shotgun sequence:
- the ajuba gene encoding LIM domain-containing protein ajuba: MDKPISKLLGKLKLTDAGSVKFNSSKKKHDAANNSNNSNANTGVSAGGGGGSALPPAPSSASPSRPGQFSLASATTNDSCVPASGRGGGGGGMGMAPSQLLATPPTSSTVGTIPPDGEQSLNPSTLAQLRRPSSQQRASCYLSEGVDSHLRRESGPGPEGSLNQRRYSLELQQLVRRQQLLSQPPPHSGPPLYPAAAGYGSAPRGGGGGGLAEPGYLPEPERHKRLSLQEALFYKRMSTGCELWESARPASLSHPPHRPSDKTAAGGLFYPPGPTLSPCSSFSLQESVLVSPRSSFASSTASGGGGGSPMGSRCSSNRTSGISLGYDSRYSASGGLPPQQQSMQTGGSAAGYGALGRAGVTPVEAWTQYLEGGVCLVAHDSRHSYPPAVGSPAAACYQGGPDWWDDQQAGLRGKEAGVLGERARYSDLPGTRYQEELTRLLLKEGDRLRGLQSSTITGSTATGPSSAGVPVKPQEDAGRDVVENRLEYFGTCVKCGKGVYGADNACQALDNLYHTRCFTCVSCGRTLRNKDFYNVSGSVYCKEDYMFSGFQAAAEKCSVCGHLILEQILQALGNSYHPGCFRCVVCSKALDGVPFTVDQHSNIYCVADYNKTFAPKCAACLQPILPTEDSEEILRVVSMNKDYHFECYHCEECGKQLSDKPGSQCFPLDSHLLCHSCHMSRVCASHNIPPHNTH, encoded by the exons ATGGACAAGCCGATAAGCAAGCTGTTGGGGAAGTTGAAGCTCACCGACGCGGGCAGTGTGAAATTCAACAGCTCAAAGAAGAAACACGACGCTGCCaacaactccaacaacagcaaCGCCAACACGGGCGTCTCTGCGGGCGGTGGAGGGGGCAGCGCTTTGCCACCGGCTCCCAGCTCCGCCTCGCCCTCCAGACCCGGCCAGTTCTCGCTTGCCTCTGCAACCACAAACGATTCATGTGTTCCAGCGAGtggtagaggaggaggaggaggagggatgggAATGGCTCCCTCTCAGCTCCTCGCCACTCCACCCACTTCCTCCACGGTGGGCACCATACCTCCAGATGGCGAGCAGTCGCTTAATCCTTCCACCTTGGCACAACTGAGGCGTCCCTCCTCCCAACAGCGCGCTTCCTGTTACCTGAGTGAAGGCGTGGATTCTCACCTGAGGCGCGAGTCGGGCCCGGGCCCTGAGGGCTCCCTCAATCAGCGGCGGTACTCCCTGGAGCTCCAGCAGCTGGTCAGACGACAGCAGCTCCTCTCCCAGCCGCCTCCTCACTCCGGCCCGCCGTTATACCCCGCTGCCGCGGGATATGGTTCCGCTCCCAGGGGCGGCGGAGGCGGCGGCCTGGCGGAGCCCGGCTACCTCCCCGAACCCGAGCGGCACAAACGCCTCTCGCTCCAGGAGGCTCTGTTTTACAAGCGCATGAGCACGGGCTGCGAGCTGTGGGAGAGCGCCAGGCCGGCGTCCCTCTCTCACCCGCCGCACCGCCCGTCTGATAAAACCGCAGCGGGGGGCTTGTTCTACCCCCCGGGACCAACCCTGAGCCCATGCTCCTCGTTCAGCCTCCAGGAGTCGGTGCTGGTCAGCCCCAGGTCCAGCTTCGCCTCCAGCACAGCCagcgggggagggggggggagtCCCATGGGGagccgctgcagcagcaaccgGACCAGCGGCATCAGCTTAGGTTACGACTCTCGCTACTCTGCATCGGGCGGCCTCCCTCCTCAGCAGCAGTCCATGCAGACTGGGGGCTCCGCGGCCGGGTACGGGGCTCTGGGCAGGGCCGGGGTGACCCCCGTAGAGGCCTGGACTCAGTACCTGGAGGGGGGGGTGTGTCTGGTCGCACACGACAGCCGCCACTCCTACCCACCTGCTGTGGGAAGTCCGGCAGCAGCCTGCTACCAGGGGGGGCCCGACTGGTGGGACGATCAGCAGGCGGGGCTGAGGGGCAAAGAGGCGGGCGTGTTGGGAGAGAGGGCCCGGTACTCCGACCTGCCCGGCACCCGCTACCAGGAAGAGCTGACCCGGCTTCTGCTGAAAGAAGGCGACAGACTGCGGGGTCTTCAGTCTTCCACCATAACGGGCTCCACGGCGACGGGGCCCTCCTCGGCCGGCGTGCCGGTCAAACCTCAAGAAGACGCTGGAAGAGACGTCGTCGAAAACCGCCTGGAGTACTTTG GGACCTGCGTGAAGTGTGGGAAAGGTGTGTACGGGGCGGATAACGCCTGCCAGGCTTTGGACAACCTCTACCACACTCGCTGCTTCACCTGTGTGTCCTGTG GACGCACCCTGAGAAACAAGGACTTCTACAACGTCAGCGGCTCTGTATACTGTAAAGAGGATTATATG TTTTCAGGATTCCAGGCAGCTGCTGAGAAGTGTAGCGTGTGTGGCCACCTTATCCTCGAacag ATCTTGCAGGCTCTTGGGAACTCGTACCATCCCGGCTGTTTCCGCTGTGTGGTGTGCTCCAAGGCTCTGGATGGGGTGCCTTTCACCGTGGACCAGCACAGCAACATTTACTGCGTCGCTGATTACAACAA GACTTTTGCCCCAAAGTGTGCTGCCTGTTTACAACCCATCTTACCTACTGAG GACAGCGAGGAGATCCTCAGGGTCGTGTCCATGAACAAAGACTACCACTTCGAGTGCTACCACTGCGAG GAGTGTGGTAAGCAGCTCTCTGATAAGCCCGGCTCGCAGTGCTTCCCTCTGGACTCTCATCTCCTCTGCCACTCCTGTCACATGAGCAGAGTGTGTGCTTCACATAACATTCCCCCACACAACACACACTGA
- the mrpl52 gene encoding large ribosomal subunit protein mL52, with protein MAAPVRTLCCSVLRHSSRQFSTTCSVQAGGQWRKEHGLARSGSEYGPMTDLPDWSFADGRPAPPMKGQLRRRQEREVLARRIVMLSSEVDRGMEAWKEKQEEAKRTEEHKKSLLLKPKGRLLMKKKSKS; from the exons ATGGCGGCCCCCGTCAGGACGTTGTGTTGCTCAG TGTTGAGACACTCCAGCAGACAGTTCAGCACAACATGTTCAGTACAAGCTGGAGGGCAGTGGAGGAAAGA GCATGGACTTGCCAGAAGCGGCTCAGAATACGGACCCATGACAGATCTACCAGACTGGTCTTTTGCAG ATGGACGGCCGGCACCTCCCATGAAGGGCCAGCTGAGAAGAAGGCAGGAGCGAGAAGTTCTCGCT AGACGTATTGTGATGCTGAGCTCGGAGGTGGACAGAGGAATGGAAGCCTGGAAGGAGAAGCAGGAAGAGGCCAAACGCACGGAGGAGCACAAAAAGTCTCTTTTACTTAAACCCAAAGGGAGGTTACTCATGAAGAAGAAATCTAAGAGTTAG